One Polypterus senegalus isolate Bchr_013 chromosome 10, ASM1683550v1, whole genome shotgun sequence DNA segment encodes these proteins:
- the zbtb37 gene encoding zinc finger and BTB domain-containing protein 37 — MMDRAGSIQLEIPDFSNSVLSHLNQLRMQGRLCDIVVNVQGQSFRAHKVVLAASSPYFRDHMSLSEMSTVSISVIRNPSVFEQLLSFCYTGRLCLQLADIISYLTAASFLQMQHIIDKCTQILESIHFKISLADVEAELNQGSRGKHQERPAEISRSTGGMARSMSPRHSSPRAGRRCGGVIDVREVSPPGESMSPQIIEHSSESIGKEPILRINRAGQWYVETGLESDRASGRSGAMDDDVQVVDGLRIKTERLEEWIGAETQASGEEGSSAEEVTAMVIDTTGHGSLAQESFSVASGAKGSQPSSSLSEIDRFSPTGSVVMAERQRAKSESPGRVDDQRHPTSQGEEQTVFDMGGYEEYLREQVGDRWFRYNPRLTCIYCCKSFNQKGSLDRHMRLHMGITPFVCRICGKKYTRKDQLEYHIRKHTGNKPFHCHVCGKSFPFQAILNQHFRKNHPGCAPQEVSHSASPETTVTSRGHNEDESPSQEEGASAAYGETVQPSVSTTGPD; from the exons ATGATGGACCGAGCAGGAAGCATCCAACTGGAGATCCCCGACTTCAGTAACTCGGTGCTGTCCCATCTGAACCAGCTGCGGATGCAAGGACGTCTCTGCGACATCGTGGTCAACGTGCAGGGGCAGAGCTTCCGTGCTCATAAGGTGGTGCTGGCGGCCAGTTCCCCCTACTTCCGAGACCACATGTCCTTGAGTGAGATGAGCACCGTGTCCATTTCTGTCATCCGCAATCCCTCGGTCTTTGAGCAGCTTCTGTCCTTCTGCTACACCGGCCGCTTGTGCCTGCAGCTCGCCGACATCATCAGCTACCTGACGGCCGCCAGCTTCTTGCAGATGCAGCACATCATCGACAAGTGCACTCAGATTCTGGAGAGCATCCACTTCAAGATCAGCCTGGCCGACGTCGAGGCCGAGCTAAACCAAGGGAGCCGAGGCAAGCACCAGGAAAGGCCCGCCGAGATCAGCCGAAGCACTGGCGGTATGGCGCGCTCCATGAGCCCCCGGCACAGCAGCCCGAGAGCTGGCCGACGCTGTGGTGGAGTGATTGATGTCCGGGAGGTGAGTCCGCCAGGTGAGTCGATGAGCCCGCAGATTATCGAGCACAGTTCAGAGAGCATCGGCAAGGAACCGATCCTGAGGATCAACCGAGCTGGGCAGTGGTACGTGGAGACGGGCCTGGAATCGGACCGGGCGAGCGGTCGCAGCGGAGCGATGGACGACGACGTGCAAGTGGTCGATGGGCTGCGGATCAAGACGGAGCGACTGGAGGAGTGGATCGGGGCAGAGACGCAGGCTTCAGGAGAGGAGGGAAGCAGTGCGGAGGAGGTGACGGCCATGGTGATTGACACCACGGGTCACGGCTCGCTGGCACAGGAGAGCTTTAGCGTGGCTTCGGGAGCCAAGGGCTCCCAGCCGTCGAGCAGCCTCAGCGAGATTGACAG GTTTAGCCCAACGGGAAGTGTCGTGATGGCGGAGCGCCAACGAGCAAAGAGCGAGTCTCCTGGCAGAGTGGACGATCAGCGGCACCCAACCTCGCAG GGAGAAGAGCAGACCGTGTTCGACATGGGGGGCTACGAGGAGTACCTGCGTGAACAGGTCGGGGACCGATGGTTTCGTTACAACCCAAGGCTGACCTGCATCTACTGCTGCAAGTCCTTCAACCAGAAGGGCAGCCTGGACCGCCACATGCGCCTGCACATGGGAATCACCCCATTTGTGTGTCGGATTTGTGGAAAGAAATACACGCGGAAGGACCAGCTGGAGTACCACATCCGCAAGCACACCGGCAACAAGCCCTTCCACTGCCACGTCTGCGGCAAGAGCTTCCCCTTCCAGGCCATTCTGAACCAGCACTTCCGCAAAAACCACCCCGGGTGCGCCCCTCAGGAGGTGTCACACAGCGCCTCTCCGGAGACCACCGTCACCTCCCGGGGCCACAACGAAGACGAGTCGCCGTCCCAGGAGGAAGGGGCTTCGGCCGCCTACGGCGAAACGGTGCAGCCGTCTGTCTCGACCACGGGGCCGGATTGA
- the serpinc1 gene encoding antithrombin-III, producing the protein MTVLAVLPFVLLCGALAHDDICSAKPKDLPLQPMCIYRNPEKKMVDDDPEKIPGATNRRVWELSKANSRFALSFYRTLAEGKSGTGNIFMSPLSISTAFAMTKLGACEDTLEQIMQVFQFDSIKEKTSDQIHFFFAKLNCRLYRKANKSSELISANRLFGDKSLTFNETYQNISEAMYDAKLLPLNFKQNFEAARITINEWVANKTEKRIQDVLPVGALDSNTILVLVNTIYFKGQWKSKFDKSHVYSSEFFRTPEDACTVSMMYQETKFRYGKFPADGIKVLELPYKGDDISMVLILPSEGHNLSAVEHDLTLEKILHWLGGMKVDKTVTVQIPRFRIEDSFSLKAKLQKMGLTDLFDPMRARLPGIVEGLQDEIFISDAYHKAFLEVNEEGSEAAASTAIVATGRSINWNREVFTANRPFLLLIREVSLNTIIFMGRVADPCP; encoded by the exons ATGACTGTCCTGGCTGTCTTGCCATTCGTGCTCCTGTGTGGCGCACTCGCCCACGATGACATCTGCAGTGCCAAACCCAAGGACCTGCCGCTCCAGCCCATGTGCATCTACCGCAACCCGGAGAAGAAGATGGTGGACGACGACCCGGAGAAGATCCCGGGGGCCACCAACCGACGCGTGTGGGAGCTGTCCAAGGCCAATAGTCGCTTCGCCTTGAGCTTCTACAGGACGCTGGCAGAGGGCAAGTCGGGCACGGGAAACATCTTCATGTCGCCCCTCAGCATCTCGACTGCCTTCGCCATGACCAAGCTGGGGGCCTGTGAGGACACCCTGGAGCAAATCATGCAG GTGTTCCAGTTTGACTCCATCAAGGAGAAGACGTCGGACCAgatccacttcttctttgccaagcTGAACTGCCGGCTCTACCGCAAGGCCAACAAGTCGTCCGAGTTGATCTCTGCCAACCGGCTCTTTGGCGACAAGTCGCTGACCTTCAACGAGACGTACCAGAACATCAGCGAGGCAATGTACGACGCCAAGCTGCTGCCCCTCAACTTCAAG CAAAACTTTGAAGCAGCAAGAATCACCATAAATGAGTGGGTGGCCAACAAGACGGAGAAGCGCATCCAAGACGTACTGCCCGTGGGCGCCCTGGACAGCAACACCATTCTGGTCCTGGTCAACACCATCTACTTTAAG GGCCAATGGAAGTCAAAGTTTGACAAGTCGCACGTCTACAGCAGCGAGTTCTTCAGGACCCCCGAGGACGCCTGCACAGTGTCCATGATGTACCAGGAGACCAAGTTCCGCTATGGCAAGTTCCCTGCCGATGGCATCAAGGTGCTGGAGCTGCCCTACAAGGGGGATGACATCAGCATGGTCCTCATTCTGCCCTCCGAGGGGCACAACCTGAGTGCCGTAGAGCACGACCTCACTCTGGAAAAGATCCTTCATTGGCTGGGTGGCATGAAGGTGGACAAAACGGTCACCGTGCAGATCCCGCGCTTCCGCATCGAGGACAGCTTCAGCCTGAAGGCCAAGCTGCAGAAAATGGGCCTGACCGACCTGTTTGACCCCATGAGAGCCAGGCTGCCAG GGATTGTCGAGGGCCTGCAGGATGAGATCTTCATTTCAGACGCCTACCACAAGGCCTTCTTGGAG GTGAATGAAGAGGGCAGCGAAGCGGCGGCCTCCACTGCCATCGTGGCCACCGGGCGCTCCATCAACTGGAACCGCGAGGTGTTCACTGCCAACAGGCCTTTCCTGCTGCTCATCCGGGAGGTCTCCCTCAACACCATCATTTTCATGGGCCGGGTGGCAGACCCCTGTCCATGA